One genomic window of Candidatus Omnitrophota bacterium includes the following:
- a CDS encoding bifunctional 5,10-methylenetetrahydrofolate dehydrogenase/5,10-methenyltetrahydrofolate cyclohydrolase, whose amino-acid sequence MSTLLEGKPIAEKIKGSLAKEVAELKAKYGRGPKLVAVQIGENASSAVYVKAQKKVAEGLGIEYELKVIPGMVTGPEAERLIGDLNRDETVTAVILQLPVPKGIDAKGLVNLISPEKDAEGMHPENLGRITLGNYKVGPCTAMAVMELLESTGMKLYGKEAVIVGHSEIVGKPLSLMLLNKFVTTTVCHIATGERGVLADHVKRGEILVVAVGKAGLIKGEWVKEGAVVVDVGINRVGDKIVGDVEFEAASQRAGSITPVPGGVGPLTTTILMRNTVELYKSQAGARQK is encoded by the coding sequence AGCTGAGAAGATAAAAGGATCGCTGGCGAAAGAGGTCGCCGAACTCAAGGCAAAGTACGGCCGGGGCCCGAAGCTGGTCGCGGTCCAGATAGGCGAGAATGCGTCTTCCGCGGTATATGTAAAGGCGCAGAAGAAGGTCGCGGAAGGGCTCGGAATAGAGTACGAGTTGAAAGTGATACCCGGCATGGTAACGGGACCCGAGGCCGAACGGCTGATAGGGGACCTTAACAGGGACGAAACGGTCACCGCCGTCATACTCCAGCTCCCCGTCCCGAAGGGGATAGACGCCAAGGGGTTGGTCAACCTCATTTCACCGGAGAAGGACGCGGAGGGGATGCATCCCGAGAACCTGGGGAGGATAACCCTCGGGAATTATAAGGTCGGGCCATGCACGGCTATGGCTGTCATGGAACTGCTGGAGTCGACCGGGATGAAGCTTTACGGCAAAGAGGCGGTCATAGTGGGCCATTCGGAGATAGTAGGCAAACCCCTCTCTCTGATGCTCCTGAACAAATTTGTCACCACCACCGTGTGCCATATAGCAACGGGCGAGCGCGGTGTCCTGGCCGACCACGTGAAGCGCGGCGAGATACTCGTAGTGGCGGTAGGGAAGGCGGGCCTGATAAAGGGCGAATGGGTGAAAGAGGGCGCTGTCGTAGTGGACGTTGGTATAAACCGCGTGGGCGATAAGATAGTCGGGGACGTAGAGTTCGAAGCCGCGTCGCAAAGGGCGGGGTCCATAACGCCTGTCCCGGGCGGCGTCGGCCCTTTAACGACCACGATCCTGATGCGCAATACGGTCGAGCTGTACAAGAGCCAGGCCGGGGCGAGGCAAAAATGA